The following are encoded in a window of Candidatus Bathyarchaeia archaeon genomic DNA:
- a CDS encoding arginine--tRNA ligase, translating to MREAIKEYATQLELPKSMVSPPPSPQYGDLSSPICFELAKLTKEPPKSLAETLAKKISTERFEMVSKVEALNGYLNFYADYGVLSREMVRAVEYYGADYGLLKTDEPKRIIIEHTSANPSGPLHIGTARNAILGDALARILKGRGHTVRRHFYIDDMGRQVAIVAYGYKLLGEPEIKGKPDIWIGFIYAATNCAVTIRSLRAKLKELQDRRVEGEELENTQRKLDEYVGIAAEVERYDQQTFLKIVEGVNADENPERTIGNLIKLYELGDPEVKRLFREIVESCLLGFKETLAMAGINFDSMDWESDLVWSGEVKEVIRRLAETPFAIRKEGALIIDVDRAAERLGIKDRFSWGVSSEIPPLTLTRSDRTTLYITRDIAYHLRKFKWADVVVNVIGADQRLAQIQLKIALYLLGLEAVLDNLVHYAYELVKLPDYKMSRRRGRFVTFDEVMEEAQSIAHNEVSSRNPTLSDVEKTHVAKVVGIGAVKYAMLSISALKTVTFTWDKVVNFEVNSGPFIQYAYTRASSILRKADFKPTQPDFSLLSHPLEKRLILKLALFPEVFIEAADELKPEALAEYANDLAAVFNIFYDTLPVIQAGVQGLRDARMKLVEATRTVLGNALSILGIDAPEKM from the coding sequence TTGAGAGAGGCTATCAAAGAGTACGCCACCCAGCTGGAACTCCCGAAATCAATGGTTTCTCCACCTCCATCACCACAGTATGGAGACTTGTCGTCACCCATCTGTTTCGAGCTTGCCAAGCTTACGAAAGAACCCCCGAAAAGCCTCGCTGAGACGCTGGCAAAGAAAATCTCCACTGAGCGATTCGAGATGGTGAGCAAAGTTGAAGCCTTGAATGGGTACCTGAACTTCTACGCTGACTATGGAGTACTCAGCCGAGAAATGGTCAGGGCAGTAGAATACTACGGGGCTGACTATGGACTTTTAAAGACCGACGAACCTAAAAGGATCATAATCGAGCACACGAGTGCTAACCCCAGCGGTCCTCTACATATAGGAACCGCTAGGAACGCCATTCTTGGCGATGCGCTGGCGAGAATTCTGAAGGGTAGGGGTCACACAGTCAGGAGACACTTCTATATCGACGACATGGGGAGACAGGTGGCAATAGTTGCCTATGGATACAAGCTTCTGGGCGAACCAGAAATCAAAGGAAAACCTGACATTTGGATAGGTTTCATCTACGCCGCGACAAACTGCGCCGTCACCATCCGCTCCCTCAGAGCAAAATTGAAAGAACTCCAAGACAGGCGTGTAGAGGGTGAAGAACTTGAGAATACTCAACGAAAACTCGACGAGTACGTCGGCATCGCGGCGGAGGTTGAGCGATACGACCAACAAACCTTCCTGAAGATCGTCGAAGGAGTCAATGCGGATGAAAACCCGGAGAGAACCATTGGGAACCTGATCAAACTCTACGAGTTGGGCGACCCAGAGGTTAAGAGACTCTTCCGAGAGATTGTAGAGAGCTGCCTCCTCGGCTTTAAAGAAACACTGGCCATGGCAGGCATAAACTTCGACAGTATGGACTGGGAGAGCGACCTAGTTTGGAGCGGCGAAGTTAAAGAAGTAATTCGCAGACTTGCTGAAACACCGTTTGCCATACGTAAGGAGGGCGCGCTCATTATTGATGTAGATCGAGCTGCTGAGAGGCTTGGCATAAAGGATAGATTTTCTTGGGGTGTCTCAAGTGAGATACCGCCTCTGACGCTGACTCGGAGCGACAGAACTACCTTGTACATAACCCGCGACATAGCCTATCATCTAAGAAAGTTCAAGTGGGCTGACGTAGTGGTGAATGTGATTGGAGCTGACCAGAGGCTAGCTCAAATACAGTTGAAGATAGCCCTCTACCTACTAGGCTTGGAGGCTGTATTGGATAATTTAGTGCACTATGCTTATGAGCTGGTTAAACTCCCCGACTACAAAATGTCACGCCGTAGAGGACGGTTCGTTACATTTGACGAAGTGATGGAGGAAGCCCAGTCTATAGCTCATAACGAGGTTAGCAGTAGGAACCCAACCCTCTCAGACGTAGAGAAAACCCATGTTGCAAAGGTTGTAGGCATAGGCGCCGTCAAATACGCGATGCTCAGCATCTCCGCCCTAAAGACTGTGACCTTCACTTGGGATAAGGTGGTAAACTTTGAAGTCAATAGCGGCCCATTCATCCAGTACGCGTACACTAGAGCTTCTAGCATCCTTCGAAAGGCAGATTTCAAACCTACTCAGCCAGACTTCTCGCTTTTAAGTCACCCCCTAGAAAAAAGATTGATACTTAAACTCGCCTTGTTCCCAGAAGTGTTTATTGAGGCGGCGGATGAATTGAAGCCAGAGGCTTTAGCTGAGTATGCAAATGATTTAGCCGCCGTATTCAACATATTCTATGACACACTACCGGTCATCCAAGCTGGGGTTCAAGGTCTGAGAGACGCCCGCATGAAGCTCGTCGAGGCGACCCGTACAGTGCTTGGTAACGCTCTCAGCATACTGGGGATTGATGCGCCTGAAAAGATGTAG